The proteins below come from a single Stutzerimonas stutzeri RCH2 genomic window:
- a CDS encoding flavodoxin, translating into MKVAILSGSVYGTAEDVARHAEHQLKAAGFETWHDPRAQLPQILEFAPEALLVVTSTTGMGELPDSFIPLYSTIRDQFPAWSGLPGGVIALGDASYGDTFCGGGELIRELYAELGVREVVEMLRLDASETVTPESDAEPWLEAFAAALRA; encoded by the coding sequence ATGAAAGTCGCCATTCTCTCCGGGAGCGTCTACGGCACCGCCGAAGATGTCGCCCGTCACGCCGAACACCAGCTGAAAGCTGCCGGTTTCGAAACCTGGCACGATCCCCGCGCGCAGCTGCCGCAGATTCTAGAGTTCGCACCCGAAGCGCTGCTGGTCGTGACCTCGACCACCGGCATGGGTGAGCTGCCGGACAGCTTCATCCCGCTGTACTCGACCATCCGCGATCAGTTTCCCGCATGGAGCGGCCTGCCCGGTGGCGTCATCGCGCTTGGCGATGCCAGCTATGGCGACACCTTCTGCGGCGGCGGAGAGCTGATTCGCGAGCTCTATGCCGAGCTGGGCGTGCGGGAAGTGGTGGAGATGCTACGCCTCGACGCCAGCGAGACAGTCACCCCGGAAAGCGACGCCGAACCGTGGCTGGAAGCCTTCGCGGCGGCCTTGCGCGCCTGA
- a CDS encoding PilZ domain-containing protein, with product MAEDTILSKDELTFIRKLMQRNGGTTAERATGFRIDGGAPSNELLMQLAARANLSLQAEFEDFRMSFPIQLREDELHSLDLQLAPPVIYERGATTRAWRLHLDEPLALLKNDGGESSLSVHELSPHGLLVDAGKDRKPPKHFHLRLALPDDTPLEIDAHRVRELKGGMAAYEVEFPQEKDAERIRSFLYRQHQRLHPDLQPEVPADLV from the coding sequence ATGGCGGAAGATACGATTCTCAGCAAAGACGAACTGACCTTCATCCGCAAGTTGATGCAGCGCAACGGCGGAACCACCGCGGAGCGCGCTACAGGTTTCCGGATCGATGGCGGCGCGCCATCCAACGAACTGCTGATGCAGCTGGCCGCAAGGGCCAACCTGTCATTACAGGCTGAGTTCGAAGACTTTCGCATGTCGTTCCCGATCCAGCTTCGTGAAGATGAGCTGCACAGCCTCGATCTGCAACTGGCGCCACCGGTGATCTACGAGCGCGGGGCGACCACACGCGCCTGGCGTCTGCACCTGGATGAGCCACTTGCGCTACTGAAGAACGACGGCGGCGAAAGCTCGCTCAGCGTCCATGAGCTGTCTCCGCACGGCCTCCTGGTAGATGCCGGCAAGGATCGCAAACCGCCCAAGCACTTCCACTTGCGTCTGGCGCTTCCGGATGACACTCCGCTGGAGATCGACGCCCATCGTGTTCGTGAACTCAAGGGCGGGATGGCAGCCTACGAAGTGGAGTTCCCCCAGGAAAAGGACGCCGAACGCATCCGCTCCTTCCTCTATCGTCAGCACCAACGTTTGCACCCCGATTTGCAGCCTGAGGTGCCCGCCGATCTGGTGTAA
- the folM gene encoding dihydromonapterin reductase, which translates to MHQAPILITGASQRIGLHCAERLLEDGFTVIVTYRRERDSIDRLRTLGASTLKADFSDEAGITGFIAALREQTASLRAIVHNASEWRPDTPGQEAEAFRQLFQVHMLAPYLINLHCADLLRHGGPADIVHIGDDVTRKGSKKHIAYAASKAGLDNLTLSFAASLAPAIKVNGIAPALIQFNPDDDEEYRRKALAKSALGIEPGAEVIYQSLRYLLDNPYVTGTTLTVNGGRHLI; encoded by the coding sequence ATGCACCAGGCTCCGATTCTCATCACCGGTGCCAGCCAGCGGATCGGACTGCATTGCGCCGAACGGCTGCTGGAGGACGGCTTCACGGTTATCGTCACCTACCGCCGCGAACGCGACAGTATCGACCGACTGCGCACGCTCGGCGCTTCCACGCTGAAGGCGGATTTCAGCGATGAAGCAGGTATTACGGGCTTTATCGCCGCACTCCGAGAGCAGACCGCAAGCCTGAGAGCGATCGTCCACAACGCATCCGAATGGCGCCCCGATACTCCCGGCCAGGAAGCCGAGGCGTTTCGCCAGCTGTTCCAGGTGCATATGCTCGCGCCCTACCTGATCAATCTGCACTGCGCCGACCTGCTGCGCCACGGCGGGCCGGCGGACATCGTGCACATCGGCGACGACGTCACCCGCAAGGGCAGCAAGAAACATATCGCCTATGCGGCAAGCAAGGCGGGGCTGGACAACCTCACGCTGTCCTTTGCCGCCAGCCTGGCCCCGGCGATCAAGGTCAACGGCATTGCCCCGGCGCTGATCCAGTTCAATCCGGACGACGATGAGGAATACCGGCGCAAGGCACTGGCGAAATCTGCGCTGGGCATCGAACCCGGTGCCGAGGTGATCTACCAGAGCCTGCGCTACCTGCTCGACAATCCGTATGTCACCGGCACCACACTGACCGTGAACGGCGGCCGTCATCTGATCTGA